In the Phaseolus vulgaris cultivar G19833 chromosome 7, P. vulgaris v2.0, whole genome shotgun sequence genome, one interval contains:
- the LOC137828560 gene encoding uncharacterized protein: MEYERSPLSWEFHYQEEGLEDLKHSLLYTTLELEATIASAKEEITRRECDLIHVNDLLSRVTKERDEAQAKCQKLMLEKLELQQQLQQKQQLEQHQHQNQQQLGQTHQRDTTSQSEEELQEGFSEKHSMPAASSDCEESSMPSSGGSSTPHPTPLQVVLELAEKKPLPEKGKLLKAVVEAGPLLQTLLLAGPLPQWQHPPPQLNSIEIPPVAISPQDSSKSTFHFNKKRDLVLSAVTDCPVSKSRKVITQHLPTPTTASHNSLSHPSFS; the protein is encoded by the exons ATGGAATATGAACGTAGTCCTCTTTCCTGGGAATTCCACTACCAAGAAGAG GGGTTGGAAGACTTGAAACATTCTCTTCTGTACACAACCTTGGAGCTAGAAGCAACAATTGCATCAGCTAAGGAGGAGATTACCAGAAGAGAATGTGATTTGATCCATGTCAATGACCTTTTAAGCAGGGTCACCAAGGAGAGAGATGAAGCTCAAGCAAAATGCCAGAAGCTAATGCTGGAAAAACTAGAGCTCCAACAACAACTTCAGCAGAAGCAACAGCTGGAACAGCATCAGCACCAGAACCAGCAACAACTTGGTCAGACACATCAAAGAGATACCACATCACAGAGTGAAGAAGAGCTGCAAGAAGGGTTCTCTGAAAAGCACTCTATGCCAGCTGCTTCTTCTGACTGTGAAGAAAGTAGCATGCCCTCTTCTGGTGGAAGTTCAACCCCACATCCAACACCACTGCAAGTAGTCCTTGAATTAGCAGAAAAGAAACCATTGCCTGAAAAAGGGAAACTCTTAAAGGCAGTGGTAGAAGCTGGACCACTGCTTCAGACCCTTCTCTTGGCTGGACCACTCCCACAGTGGCAGCACCCTCCTCCACAGCTTAACTCCATTGAGATCCCTCCTGTGGCCATTTCACCTCAAGACTCTTCCAAAAGCACTTTCCATTTCAATAAGAAGAGGGACCTGGTCCTCTCTGCGGTCACTGATTGTCCAGTTTCAAAGAGTAGAAAGGTCATCACTCAGCACTTGCCAACACCTACCACTGCTTCACATAATTCCCTATCACACCCATCCTTTTCATAA